A region from the Hominilimicola fabiformis genome encodes:
- the cpaB gene encoding Flp pilus assembly protein CpaB — MKSITNIFKNKIVVAVICFVIAMIIAFIIVPSKNHDGERVNVIKVTKTISANTKITDDMLKEVNVEYDSVPSEAIRSKSDIVDKYAKSTIYPSDFITQEKLSVIDTSSNLYSLKDGETAVSVTMKTLSKSVSGKILIGDAVQLYGYDTQEKEINPDSGQWYFEVLAIDNAKSENVSGANLNELSDIVPASITVKATSEEQVKSIVNMENNNDVQVVFAGRGEEAKKLLNR, encoded by the coding sequence ATGAAAAGTATAACAAATATTTTTAAAAACAAAATTGTTGTTGCGGTCATATGTTTTGTAATTGCAATGATAATCGCATTTATCATTGTACCGTCAAAGAACCATGACGGTGAACGTGTGAATGTTATTAAAGTAACTAAGACTATATCAGCGAACACAAAAATAACAGATGATATGCTGAAAGAAGTTAATGTTGAATATGACAGTGTCCCAAGTGAAGCAATAAGAAGTAAGAGCGATATTGTAGACAAATACGCTAAGTCAACAATATATCCATCGGATTTTATAACACAGGAAAAATTAAGTGTTATTGATACTTCGAGTAATTTGTATTCATTAAAAGACGGAGAAACTGCTGTCAGTGTTACAATGAAAACTTTATCAAAGTCAGTGAGTGGTAAAATTTTAATCGGTGATGCAGTTCAACTATACGGATATGACACACAGGAAAAAGAAATCAATCCAGATAGCGGGCAATGGTACTTTGAAGTTTTGGCGATTGATAATGCCAAAAGCGAAAATGTATCCGGTGCAAACTTAAATGAACTTTCAGACATTGTTCCGGCGTCTATTACGGTGAAAGCAACATCAGAAGAACAAGTAAAAAGTATTGTGAATATGGAAAACAATAACGACGTTCAGGTTGTATTTGCCGGACGTGGTGAAGAAGCAAAAAAGCTACTTAACAGATAA
- a CDS encoding AAA family ATPase — translation MNGKIIAVCGGNGVGKSTICTNLATVLSEDKIVILFAPRTDYPSIQSFFDMNIAENKSLKKLYDDMSIEESVDIKEYLVQYKNSNIFILSAPDTTNVLTFADNKILPEQNKCINMLIALQRMCDYLIIDCDTNVTNHVSAWGLNYADMVINVMKPTQQGLRIANAYQGYFSEIWRGKVVNVVNADKNYIGISDFEKALDVPVKFDIELPYDEQVELSENTGVPIINEYHKVKLFGGNYKKAFMELVDIILTDNEE, via the coding sequence ATGAACGGAAAGATTATTGCGGTATGCGGTGGAAATGGTGTGGGAAAATCAACAATATGCACTAATTTAGCGACAGTCTTGAGTGAAGATAAGATAGTAATATTATTTGCTCCACGAACAGACTATCCATCAATTCAATCTTTTTTTGATATGAATATCGCAGAAAATAAAAGTTTAAAAAAATTGTATGATGATATGTCTATTGAAGAATCAGTCGATATAAAAGAATATCTTGTACAGTATAAAAATAGCAATATATTTATTTTATCTGCACCCGATACAACCAATGTATTGACATTCGCAGATAATAAAATATTGCCGGAGCAGAACAAATGTATAAATATGCTGATAGCACTTCAAAGAATGTGCGACTATCTAATTATTGATTGTGATACAAATGTAACAAATCATGTATCAGCGTGGGGACTTAACTATGCTGATATGGTGATTAATGTTATGAAACCTACGCAACAGGGATTACGAATAGCGAATGCTTATCAGGGATATTTCAGTGAAATATGGCGAGGCAAAGTAGTCAACGTTGTAAATGCCGACAAGAATTACATAGGTATATCAGATTTTGAAAAAGCATTAGATGTGCCGGTAAAATTTGATATAGAACTTCCGTATGATGAACAGGTTGAATTATCTGAAAATACTGGAGTGCCGATAATTAATGAATATCATAAAGTCAAGCTATTTGGTGGCAATTATAAAAAAGCGTTTATGGAACTGGTTGATATAATCTTAACAGATAATGAGGAATAA
- a CDS encoding DUF5684 domain-containing protein — MSQDTESINNEFMAQAASSGMESMIMKALLPVIAIMAVIVAINYILSAIGYVKIFQKANIDNPIAKGMIPLWNTFTAFQMTDNLNMFWILIGVSVVSSAISTIPVISSLTIVGSISALYIVILQEHKLSKAFGHGAGYTVGLVLLRPIFMLILGCGSSQYEE, encoded by the coding sequence TTGTCGCAGGATACAGAAAGTATAAATAATGAATTTATGGCACAGGCAGCGTCATCGGGAATGGAAAGTATGATAATGAAGGCATTGCTACCTGTAATAGCTATTATGGCGGTGATTGTCGCTATAAACTATATCTTATCGGCAATAGGATATGTAAAGATATTTCAGAAAGCAAATATTGATAATCCGATTGCTAAGGGAATGATACCATTATGGAATACGTTTACTGCGTTTCAAATGACAGATAACTTAAATATGTTTTGGATATTAATTGGAGTTTCTGTAGTAAGTTCAGCAATATCAACTATTCCGGTAATATCGTCATTAACTATTGTGGGTTCTATATCTGCATTATACATTGTAATACTTCAAGAACATAAGCTATCTAAAGCATTTGGGCATGGAGCAGGATATACAGTTGGTTTAGTTCTACTACGACCGATATTTATGTTGATTTTAGGTTGTGGCAGTTCGCAATATGAAGAATAG